Proteins co-encoded in one Candidatus Moraniibacteriota bacterium genomic window:
- the gyrA gene encoding DNA gyrase subunit A, translating into MMKTESSKKTGLEKETITSQEIVSEVQQSYLDYAMSVIVARALPDVRDGLKPVHRRILYSMWESGLRPSAKFRKSATVVGEVLGKYHPHGDSAVYESMVRLAQDFSLRYPLIWGQGNFGSMDGDGAAAYRYTEAKLRPIAEEMLFDIEKNTVDFVPNFDGVHKEPVVLPAKLPQLLLNGTMGIAVGMATNIPPHNLSELADAINHLIDNPEATVNDLMHFIKGPDFPTGGIMYNTPGIREAYSTGRGKIVTRAKAEIVETKAGNFQVIVSEITYATNKSALIAKIAELVRDGKILGIKDLRDESDKEGVRIVIDLKKDAYPQKVLNKLYDTTDLQKNFNVNMLALVDGIDPQILNLKSILEHYIQHRNIVVKRRTQFELDKARDRAHILEGLKKALDHIDAVIETIKKSPTKEEAHANLMKKFKLSEKQASAILEMKLQTLAGLERKKIEDELKEKLNLIAELESLLASPKKILAVVKNELIELKEKYGDERKTKVLKTGIEEFKQEDLIPNEEAIITISQDGYIKRMNPGVYKVQKRGGKGVIGATTREGDSIEKVTSVMAHDNLMFFTNSGKVFQTKAYEIPESSRTAKGQAIVNFLQLGQEEKITAMIPFNKSDGYKFFFFTTTAGVVKKTKVEDFDNVRRSGLIAITLDKGDTLNWVLPTTGTDEIIISTSGGQAIRFRESDVRAMGRNAAGVRGIKLKGSDRVVGMDVVIKGQKGNQLLIISENGFGKRTDLSAYKIQHRGGSGIKTANVTAKIGKLVGAHIVNVDDIEGDLIVTSAQGQIIRIPLSSISTLGRATQGVRIMKPSTGDKVSAAAII; encoded by the coding sequence ATGATGAAAACAGAGTCTTCCAAAAAAACAGGTCTTGAAAAGGAAACTATTACATCACAAGAGATTGTGTCTGAAGTGCAACAGTCTTATCTTGATTATGCTATGAGTGTAATCGTGGCTCGCGCTTTGCCTGATGTCCGCGATGGACTAAAACCTGTTCACCGTCGGATTTTATATTCCATGTGGGAAAGCGGACTGAGACCTTCTGCCAAATTCAGAAAATCAGCTACCGTTGTCGGAGAAGTTTTAGGAAAATATCATCCGCATGGCGACAGTGCTGTTTATGAATCCATGGTGCGTTTAGCTCAGGATTTTTCCTTGCGCTATCCATTAATTTGGGGACAGGGAAACTTTGGCTCTATGGATGGGGATGGCGCAGCTGCATATCGTTATACAGAAGCAAAGCTTAGACCTATTGCAGAAGAGATGCTTTTTGATATCGAAAAAAACACCGTCGATTTCGTGCCTAATTTTGATGGAGTACATAAAGAGCCAGTTGTATTGCCAGCCAAATTGCCCCAGCTTCTACTTAACGGAACAATGGGTATTGCTGTTGGTATGGCTACAAACATTCCTCCACACAATTTAAGCGAATTAGCTGATGCCATAAATCACTTAATTGATAACCCAGAAGCTACTGTTAACGATTTGATGCATTTTATAAAAGGGCCTGATTTCCCAACTGGAGGAATCATGTATAATACACCAGGAATTCGAGAAGCTTATTCTACCGGACGCGGCAAAATCGTAACCAGAGCCAAGGCAGAAATAGTGGAAACAAAAGCAGGAAACTTCCAGGTCATCGTTTCTGAGATAACCTATGCCACTAATAAATCAGCCTTGATAGCTAAAATTGCTGAATTAGTAAGAGACGGAAAAATATTAGGTATCAAGGATTTGCGCGATGAGTCAGACAAAGAGGGTGTGCGTATAGTTATTGACCTTAAAAAGGATGCTTATCCGCAAAAGGTTTTAAATAAGCTTTACGATACGACTGATTTGCAGAAGAATTTCAATGTAAACATGCTGGCCTTAGTTGATGGTATTGATCCACAGATTTTAAACTTGAAATCAATTTTGGAACACTATATCCAGCACCGAAACATAGTAGTCAAAAGGCGCACGCAGTTTGAGTTGGATAAAGCTAGGGATCGCGCTCATATTCTGGAAGGATTAAAGAAAGCATTGGATCATATTGATGCAGTCATTGAAACTATCAAAAAATCTCCAACTAAAGAAGAGGCTCATGCTAATTTGATGAAAAAATTTAAATTATCCGAGAAACAGGCTAGTGCTATTCTGGAAATGAAACTTCAGACTTTAGCGGGACTGGAAAGAAAGAAAATTGAAGATGAGTTAAAAGAAAAATTAAATCTTATTGCCGAGCTGGAAAGTTTATTAGCCAGCCCTAAGAAAATTTTGGCTGTTGTTAAAAATGAACTCATTGAGCTCAAAGAAAAATACGGTGACGAACGCAAAACTAAAGTACTAAAAACTGGCATTGAAGAATTCAAGCAGGAAGATTTGATTCCAAACGAGGAAGCCATTATCACTATTTCACAAGATGGCTATATCAAGCGTATGAATCCTGGGGTTTATAAAGTTCAGAAACGTGGCGGCAAGGGAGTTATTGGCGCCACTACGCGCGAAGGAGATTCAATTGAAAAAGTTACCAGTGTTATGGCCCATGACAATCTAATGTTCTTCACAAATTCAGGAAAAGTTTTTCAAACCAAGGCCTATGAAATCCCAGAATCATCTAGGACTGCTAAAGGTCAGGCGATTGTAAATTTCTTACAACTTGGACAAGAAGAAAAAATCACTGCTATGATTCCATTTAACAAATCTGATGGATATAAATTCTTTTTCTTTACCACAACAGCTGGAGTGGTCAAGAAAACTAAAGTGGAAGACTTTGATAATGTCAGGAGAAGTGGACTCATTGCCATAACATTAGACAAAGGCGACACTTTAAATTGGGTTTTACCAACAACTGGAACAGATGAGATTATTATTAGCACTTCCGGGGGACAGGCTATTAGATTTAGGGAGTCAGATGTAAGAGCTATGGGGAGAAATGCAGCCGGCGTGCGTGGCATCAAACTCAAAGGAAGCGACAGGGTTGTTGGAATGGATGTTGTCATTAAAGGACAAAAAGGAAATCAGTTGCTGATAATTTCTGAAAATGGTTTCGGAAAACGCACCGATCTTTCAGCTTACAAAATTCAGCATCGCGGAGGATCAGGAATTAAGACTGCTAACGTTACCGCCAAGATTGGCAAGCTTGTCGGGGCACACATTGTTAATGTTGATGACATTGAAGGTGATTTAATTGTAACTTCCGCTCAGGGACAAATTATCCGCATCCCGCTCTCTAGCATTTCGACTCTCGGCCGCGCTACGCAAGGTGTCAGAATTATGAAACCAAGCACGGGAGATAAAGTTTCTGCCGCAGCAATAATATAA
- the pnp gene encoding polyribonucleotide nucleotidyltransferase gives MEQKKWSLQIGGRVLEIETGLLAKQAGGAVTARYGDTVVLATAVMSKEAARVSGYFPLSVEFEERYYAAGKIKGSKFIKRDGRPSEEAVLTGRVVDRTIRPLFNGRMRNEVQVVVTVLSIDGENDPDIVSIIAASTALSISNIPWNGPVAAVRVGQVNGEFVLNPVNGELAESNLDLVISGTKSKINMLEAGAKEVPEEEIVKAFAFGQEAITKIATFIEEIAKEVGKEKIEPVLIQGTQEFEAKVKEILLAEGLAEALYDPKKKIVEEKTAKIKEKVNEYIKETFTEDIEKLKEIAEQVFEEASDEIVHANILEKEKRPDGRKLDEIRHIDCKVGILPRTHGTGLFTRGETQALTVTTLGSPGDEQVIDTMEIDTKKRYIHHYNFPPYSVGEIKAMRGPGRREIGHGALAERALLPVIPPKEEFPYTVLVVSEILESNGSSSMASTCGSTLSLMDAGVPIKRPVSGIAMGIIVGKNNKFKILTDIQGLEDHYGDMDFKAAGTSEGITALQMDVKVDGITVDMLKAVLMQSKNNRMEILDKILATIPESKKNMSQYAPRIITLHINPDKIRNVIGTGGKIINEIIDETGVQIDIEDDGSIFITSTDETSALRAQKWIDNLTHEVKVGEIFNAKVTRLMTFGAFAEILPGQEGLIHISEFSDQRIARVEDVVKIGDIVPVRVKLIDDQGRINLTAKNVRPITN, from the coding sequence ATGGAACAAAAAAAATGGTCTCTCCAGATCGGAGGTCGGGTTCTTGAAATAGAAACTGGTCTTTTGGCTAAGCAGGCTGGCGGAGCTGTAACTGCTCGTTATGGTGATACAGTTGTTTTAGCAACTGCTGTTATGAGCAAAGAGGCTGCCAGGGTCAGCGGTTATTTTCCTCTTTCAGTTGAATTTGAGGAAAGATATTATGCTGCCGGAAAAATAAAAGGTTCAAAATTTATTAAAAGAGATGGCCGTCCTTCAGAAGAAGCCGTTTTAACTGGACGAGTTGTTGACCGAACCATCAGGCCTCTTTTTAATGGCCGCATGAGAAATGAGGTGCAGGTTGTAGTGACAGTACTTTCAATTGATGGCGAAAACGATCCAGATATCGTCTCGATTATTGCCGCTTCAACAGCTTTGTCTATTTCAAATATTCCATGGAACGGTCCGGTAGCTGCAGTCAGGGTTGGTCAAGTTAATGGAGAATTTGTTTTAAATCCGGTAAATGGAGAATTAGCTGAAAGCAATCTTGATTTGGTAATTTCTGGAACAAAAAGCAAAATAAACATGCTAGAAGCTGGTGCCAAAGAGGTTCCGGAAGAAGAAATTGTTAAAGCTTTTGCTTTTGGACAGGAGGCCATTACAAAAATTGCTACTTTCATTGAAGAAATAGCCAAGGAAGTTGGCAAAGAAAAAATTGAGCCAGTTTTAATTCAGGGCACCCAAGAGTTTGAAGCTAAAGTTAAAGAAATTTTGCTCGCAGAGGGCCTGGCTGAAGCTTTATATGATCCAAAGAAGAAAATAGTAGAAGAAAAAACCGCGAAAATAAAGGAAAAGGTAAATGAATACATAAAAGAAACCTTCACAGAAGATATAGAAAAGCTAAAAGAAATTGCCGAGCAAGTTTTTGAAGAAGCTTCTGATGAGATCGTACACGCGAATATTTTAGAAAAGGAAAAAAGACCTGATGGTAGAAAATTAGATGAAATTCGCCACATTGATTGTAAGGTTGGAATTCTTCCAAGGACTCATGGTACAGGACTTTTCACTCGCGGAGAAACTCAGGCTCTGACCGTAACGACCCTAGGGTCTCCAGGTGATGAACAGGTTATAGACACAATGGAAATTGACACTAAGAAAAGGTATATACATCATTATAATTTTCCTCCTTATTCCGTAGGAGAAATAAAAGCCATGCGTGGACCAGGAAGAAGAGAAATTGGTCACGGGGCCTTGGCTGAACGAGCTCTTTTGCCTGTAATCCCACCAAAAGAAGAATTTCCTTATACTGTCTTAGTTGTAAGTGAGATTCTTGAATCAAATGGTTCTTCATCAATGGCTTCAACCTGTGGTTCGACTCTTTCCCTTATGGATGCCGGGGTACCTATAAAACGGCCAGTTAGCGGAATTGCTATGGGAATTATTGTTGGAAAAAACAATAAATTCAAGATTTTAACTGATATTCAGGGCCTTGAAGATCATTATGGCGACATGGATTTTAAGGCGGCCGGAACCAGCGAAGGAATTACTGCCCTGCAAATGGACGTTAAAGTTGATGGTATAACTGTTGATATGTTAAAGGCAGTTTTGATGCAATCTAAAAATAATCGCATGGAAATATTAGACAAAATACTGGCTACTATACCGGAATCAAAAAAAAATATGTCTCAATATGCTCCTAGAATAATAACTCTTCACATAAACCCTGACAAAATCAGAAATGTTATCGGAACTGGTGGTAAAATTATCAATGAAATTATCGATGAAACCGGGGTACAGATCGACATTGAAGACGATGGTTCTATTTTCATTACCTCAACCGATGAAACTTCAGCTCTCCGAGCTCAAAAATGGATTGATAACCTTACCCATGAAGTAAAGGTTGGAGAAATTTTCAATGCTAAGGTTACCCGTCTTATGACTTTTGGCGCTTTTGCAGAAATTTTACCGGGACAGGAAGGCCTTATCCACATTTCGGAGTTTTCCGACCAGCGTATAGCCAGGGTTGAGGATGTCGTAAAAATTGGAGACATTGTTCCAGTAAGAGTAAAACTTATTGATGATCAAGGTCGCATTAACTTGACTGCAAAAAACGTAAGGCCAATAACGAATTAA
- a CDS encoding O-antigen ligase family protein, which produces MNKILSIENFFCLVIFSLPLYLYRLSLGGISTNLFEILAVSVMFFSFFKRKKLFINDFYGLPKYFIASVVLVVTGVLFSILLNNSYASGFSIFKSWFILPIIFSFMLYVFLDSEIFLEKIFMTIFLSTALVGAISIVYKILGIVTYDNRLQSFYLSPNYLAMYIAPGIFFGFYFLAKSFRKNAYGYGFFTNVFLLLLVLSPLYYTYSYGAWMAACTSFLVLIVLAAKKRKFLFIAIFLLTIAAAFVLQINSPKFLDLFSERSSWASRTMVWKASVLMIKQNPVWGVGPGNFQTNYLSLQKYFPPYLQWAVPEPHNIFLAFWIQTGLLGLAGFLFLLFYVFRILLDILRDNKKNAAFAAPIFGFFLYTVLHGLIDTPYWKNDLSFLFWVCVFLTLVVYKKYKH; this is translated from the coding sequence ATGAATAAAATACTTTCTATTGAAAATTTTTTCTGCTTGGTTATTTTCAGCCTGCCCTTATATTTGTACCGCTTAAGCCTTGGAGGAATATCAACCAATCTTTTCGAGATATTAGCGGTTTCAGTTATGTTTTTTTCATTCTTTAAGAGAAAAAAATTATTTATAAATGATTTTTACGGCCTGCCAAAATATTTTATTGCTTCTGTTGTTCTTGTTGTAACGGGAGTTTTATTTTCAATACTTCTGAATAATTCTTATGCTTCGGGCTTTTCCATTTTCAAGAGCTGGTTTATTTTGCCGATTATTTTTTCTTTTATGCTCTATGTTTTTTTGGACTCGGAAATTTTTCTTGAAAAAATATTCATGACAATTTTTCTTTCTACCGCACTCGTTGGCGCCATAAGCATTGTCTATAAAATATTGGGAATTGTAACTTATGACAATCGCTTGCAATCTTTTTATTTGTCTCCTAACTATCTGGCTATGTATATTGCTCCAGGAATATTTTTCGGTTTTTATTTTTTAGCCAAGTCTTTCAGAAAAAATGCGTATGGATACGGTTTTTTTACAAATGTTTTTTTGCTGTTGCTTGTTTTATCGCCTTTATATTATACCTATTCCTATGGGGCATGGATGGCCGCTTGCACTTCTTTTTTGGTTTTAATAGTACTTGCTGCAAAAAAAAGGAAGTTTCTGTTTATAGCGATCTTTCTTTTAACTATTGCAGCTGCATTTGTACTTCAGATAAATTCTCCCAAGTTTTTAGATTTGTTTTCTGAAAGATCATCCTGGGCATCTCGGACTATGGTTTGGAAAGCTTCTGTGCTTATGATTAAACAAAATCCAGTTTGGGGGGTTGGACCAGGAAATTTTCAGACAAATTATCTTTCTCTTCAGAAATATTTTCCTCCTTATTTACAATGGGCAGTTCCAGAACCTCATAATATTTTCTTGGCTTTTTGGATACAGACTGGCCTGCTTGGTTTAGCTGGTTTTTTATTTTTATTATTCTATGTTTTCCGAATTCTCTTGGATATTTTAAGAGATAACAAAAAAAATGCAGCTTTTGCTGCACCTATTTTTGGTTTTTTTCTTTACACTGTTTTACACGGATTGATAGATACTCCTTACTGGAAAAATGATCTCTCTTTTCTGTTTTGGGTTTGTGTTTTTTTAACTCTTGTTGTTTATAAAAAATATAAACATTAA
- a CDS encoding YraN family protein translates to MSFSFKFKSLLIGKHGEKIATEYLKGHGYKILETNFSNPDGRRLGEIDIIAKDREEMVFIEVKTRSDFNKNSPLPEESINAKKLHKINKIANFYINKHSLFDVSCRFDAISILLDNNKNCSELRHLKNIFL, encoded by the coding sequence ATGTCTTTTTCATTTAAATTTAAAAGCCTTTTAATAGGTAAGCACGGAGAAAAAATAGCCACTGAGTACCTTAAAGGCCATGGATACAAGATATTGGAAACAAACTTTTCTAATCCGGATGGTCGCCGTTTAGGCGAAATTGACATAATCGCCAAAGACAGGGAAGAAATGGTTTTTATTGAAGTAAAAACTCGCTCAGATTTCAATAAAAATTCTCCTCTACCTGAAGAAAGCATAAATGCAAAAAAACTGCATAAAATAAATAAAATAGCTAATTTTTATATTAATAAACATAGTTTATTTGATGTTTCTTGCCGATTTGATGCTATTTCCATATTGTTGGATAACAACAAAAATTGTTCCGAATTAAGACATTTAAAAAACATTTTTTTATAG
- a CDS encoding signal peptidase II: protein MQRKILINYFFRFLCFFTAFSLIFFIDQFFKYKIRHEDGFYICNEGISFSISMPNAFFWLFLGLFCLIFIIFLIKIKTDLCVFFLSTGVFIGGALSNAFDRAFFGCVFDYIVFFRELLPVFNIADIGIFIGSFIMFLTLLNKNFNKKWIIC from the coding sequence ATGCAAAGAAAAATTTTAATAAACTATTTTTTTAGATTTTTGTGTTTTTTCACTGCTTTTTCTCTTATTTTTTTTATAGATCAGTTTTTTAAATATAAAATCCGTCATGAAGACGGATTTTATATATGCAATGAAGGCATATCTTTTAGCATAAGCATGCCAAATGCTTTTTTTTGGCTTTTTTTAGGCCTTTTTTGCTTGATCTTTATTATCTTCCTGATTAAAATAAAAACTGATTTATGTGTCTTTTTTTTAAGCACAGGAGTTTTTATTGGTGGAGCACTTTCAAATGCCTTTGATAGGGCTTTTTTTGGGTGTGTTTTTGATTATATTGTATTTTTTAGAGAATTATTGCCCGTCTTTAATATTGCCGATATAGGAATTTTTATTGGAAGTTTTATTATGTTTCTTACATTATTAAATAAAAACTTTAATAAAAAGTGGATAATTTGTTAA
- a CDS encoding guanylate kinase: protein MKKSKIIIIAGPTGCGESTVTKEIIKKFPKFKRLVTATTRMPRLNEKNKIDYYFFSKKRFKNEIEKGNILEYTYIKNRDTYYGTYKKDLEKKLNSGFSLIINPDVIGAKFFKENYRAVTIFVKPESIESLKKRLMDRDPNISQTELKKRLENAKKEIKNEERFYDYTIINKYGKLNQAVKEVIKIIKKNNV from the coding sequence ATGAAAAAATCAAAAATTATTATAATAGCGGGACCTACTGGTTGCGGTGAAAGCACTGTAACTAAAGAAATTATAAAAAAATTCCCGAAGTTTAAACGCTTAGTAACTGCAACGACTCGAATGCCAAGACTTAATGAAAAAAATAAAATTGATTATTATTTTTTTTCAAAAAAAAGATTTAAAAATGAAATTGAAAAAGGAAACATTTTAGAATATACGTATATTAAAAACAGAGACACTTATTATGGCACATACAAAAAAGACTTAGAAAAAAAATTAAATAGTGGCTTTAGTTTGATAATTAATCCAGACGTTATAGGTGCAAAATTTTTTAAAGAGAATTATAGAGCAGTGACTATTTTTGTAAAACCAGAATCCATAGAAAGTCTCAAAAAGCGCCTAATGGATCGTGACCCGAATATTTCTCAAACTGAGCTAAAAAAACGGCTTGAAAACGCAAAAAAAGAAATTAAAAATGAAGAGAGATTTTACGACTATACGATTATAAATAAATATGGAAAATTAAATCAAGCAGTCAAAGAAGTAATAAAAATAATTAAAAAAAATAATGTCTAA
- a CDS encoding S1 RNA-binding domain-containing protein, translating to MAKNILDKLAEEVDKIKSNIASTEPKKSKKTISKIAKTTKEGNVSLMESLLEKNPVKIPQIGDVLEGTVMDITSNSLLLDLGALGTGVVLGKEIKDGLALNKVKKGDKVGATLVDFENEDGYIELSIREASYERAWDDLESKRDSMSAVTTKVLDANKGGLMVEINGITGFIPVSQLSSEHYPRVEDGDKNKILELLKKMVGKEILVRILDVDREAEKLIISERAASSEKEKEVISQLQVGDIIEGEISGVVDFGAFVKFLPPSKADSTNESDKIEGLVHISELAWQLIDDPRTIIKTNDKVKAKIIGIDDTRISLSMKALAKDPWSEIAEKYKVGDTVQGKIDKINPFGAFVYLDKDIHGLAHVSEFQEVYPGKKMDEILKAGETYSWKILSIEPKDHRMGLIIVK from the coding sequence ATGGCAAAAAATATACTAGATAAGTTGGCCGAGGAAGTTGATAAAATAAAAAGCAACATTGCTTCTACAGAGCCAAAAAAAAGCAAGAAAACCATTTCTAAAATAGCAAAAACAACAAAAGAAGGAAATGTTTCTTTAATGGAAAGTTTGCTGGAGAAAAATCCGGTAAAAATACCTCAAATAGGGGATGTTTTAGAGGGAACTGTCATGGATATTACCTCAAACTCATTACTGCTTGACTTAGGAGCTCTAGGAACTGGCGTTGTTTTGGGAAAAGAAATAAAGGATGGCCTAGCTCTAAATAAAGTAAAAAAAGGAGACAAAGTCGGAGCAACGCTTGTTGATTTTGAAAATGAAGATGGCTATATAGAACTCTCAATTCGCGAGGCTTCTTATGAACGAGCATGGGACGACCTTGAATCAAAAAGAGATTCTATGTCAGCGGTTACAACTAAAGTTCTCGATGCGAATAAAGGGGGTCTTATGGTTGAAATAAATGGAATAACCGGTTTTATTCCTGTTTCACAGCTTTCAAGCGAACATTATCCAAGAGTTGAAGATGGTGATAAAAACAAAATACTTGAGCTTCTTAAAAAAATGGTAGGCAAGGAAATTCTAGTAAGAATATTGGATGTAGATAGGGAAGCGGAAAAACTGATTATAAGCGAAAGAGCTGCATCAAGCGAAAAAGAAAAAGAGGTGATTTCTCAGTTACAGGTGGGAGATATTATAGAAGGCGAAATCAGTGGAGTTGTTGATTTTGGAGCATTTGTAAAATTTCTGCCACCATCAAAAGCAGATTCGACTAACGAAAGTGATAAAATAGAAGGGTTGGTACATATTTCTGAATTAGCTTGGCAACTAATTGATGATCCAAGAACGATCATCAAAACAAATGATAAAGTTAAAGCTAAAATAATTGGAATTGATGATACCAGAATCTCCCTTTCTATGAAGGCCTTAGCTAAAGATCCGTGGAGTGAAATTGCAGAGAAGTATAAAGTTGGAGATACGGTTCAAGGAAAAATAGACAAAATTAACCCGTTTGGAGCTTTTGTATATTTAGACAAGGACATTCATGGTCTAGCTCATGTTAGCGAATTCCAGGAAGTTTATCCGGGCAAAAAAATGGATGAAATTCTAAAAGCTGGAGAAACATATTCTTGGAAAATTCTTTCCATTGAGCCGAAAGACCATAGGATGGGATTAATAATTGTTAAATAA
- a CDS encoding NYN domain-containing protein: MAQFKEQRVGVLVDIQNLYYSARVLYKKKVNFGQLLKLGVGERKIIRAIAYGIKTLEGQEEKFFEALEKQGFEVKTKDLQIFPGGAKKGDWDVGIAVDAIKLSKSLDSIILVSGDGDYIPVVEYIQNTTGCRVEVMAFRESASTKLLEKADGFIDISENKKKFLI, translated from the coding sequence ATGGCTCAATTTAAAGAACAGCGCGTCGGAGTTTTGGTTGACATCCAAAATCTCTACTACAGCGCTCGGGTTTTATATAAAAAGAAGGTTAACTTTGGACAGCTTCTAAAATTAGGCGTGGGTGAAAGAAAAATTATTCGCGCCATTGCTTATGGCATTAAAACACTAGAAGGACAAGAAGAAAAGTTTTTTGAAGCTCTGGAAAAACAAGGGTTTGAAGTTAAAACTAAGGATCTGCAAATTTTTCCCGGAGGAGCTAAAAAGGGAGATTGGGATGTCGGCATTGCTGTTGACGCTATTAAATTATCTAAAAGCCTGGATTCTATCATTTTAGTTTCTGGCGATGGAGACTACATCCCCGTAGTTGAATATATACAAAATACCACCGGCTGCCGCGTGGAGGTTATGGCTTTCAGAGAATCTGCCAGCACCAAACTGCTAGAAAAGGCTGATGGATTCATAGATATCAGCGAAAATAAGAAAAAGTTTTTGATATAA
- the rpsO gene encoding 30S ribosomal protein S15 — MALTHKQKEKVTKEVKRHEKDTGSPEYQIAMFTERIKKLTSHLKKNKKDFHSRRGLLKMVAKRRKLMAYLEKTNEKSYKKITKDLNLKG, encoded by the coding sequence ATGGCTTTAACGCACAAGCAAAAGGAAAAAGTGACAAAAGAAGTGAAGCGTCACGAAAAAGATACCGGTTCGCCGGAATATCAGATCGCGATGTTCACAGAGAGAATCAAAAAACTGACTTCTCACCTTAAGAAAAACAAGAAAGATTTCCATTCACGCCGAGGACTTCTTAAGATGGTTGCCAAAAGACGCAAGCTAATGGCTTATCTCGAAAAGACCAATGAAAAATCCTATAAGAAAATAACAAAGGATCTAAACCTTAAAGGTTAA
- a CDS encoding MBL fold metallo-hydrolase, with protein sequence MQIQYYGHSCFKISTKPAGRATEDIVVFFDPFNKGIGLRPPQGQADVVFVSHDHNDHNNTTAIKGNPVIIDTPGEYAVKGINVLGIDSFHDNQNGTLRGHSTIFIIEAEGLKICHLGDLGCDLTAKQLEEIDGVDILLIPIGGTYTLDGKKAAELVHKIEPTLVIPMHYKVPGLNLKIEDEKKFCTEIGNCPKEKISRLNVKKKDLENKGMEIILMKHEA encoded by the coding sequence ATGCAAATTCAATATTACGGACACTCTTGTTTCAAAATATCAACAAAACCAGCAGGTAGAGCAACTGAAGATATTGTTGTTTTTTTTGATCCCTTTAATAAGGGAATTGGACTCAGGCCACCACAGGGTCAGGCAGATGTTGTTTTTGTTTCTCATGATCATAATGACCACAACAATACAACAGCTATAAAGGGCAACCCTGTTATTATAGATACACCCGGAGAATATGCAGTTAAAGGCATAAACGTTTTAGGAATAGATTCTTTTCATGATAATCAAAATGGAACACTGAGAGGACATTCTACTATTTTTATTATTGAGGCAGAAGGTCTAAAAATTTGTCATCTGGGAGATTTGGGTTGCGATTTGACAGCTAAACAACTTGAAGAAATTGACGGCGTAGACATTCTTTTAATTCCAATTGGTGGAACCTACACGTTGGATGGAAAAAAAGCTGCCGAATTGGTTCACAAAATAGAACCAACTCTGGTTATTCCAATGCATTACAAAGTACCCGGATTAAACTTAAAAATAGAAGATGAAAAAAAGTTTTGCACCGAGATAGGAAATTGTCCCAAGGAAAAAATATCCAGATTAAATGTAAAGAAAAAAGACCTTGAAAATAAGGGCATGGAAATAATTCTAATGAAACATGAGGCTTAG
- a CDS encoding TraR/DksA C4-type zinc finger protein — MSIEQQNLAELKESLIKEKKRIREELARIAKPTKNPDDYNTTFDNIGDDEDENATEVEEYADNLALEAVFEKQLKEISDALDKMATDNYGKCENCKADIPLERLRAYPAAKKCFNCQ, encoded by the coding sequence ATGTCTATTGAGCAACAAAATTTAGCAGAATTAAAAGAAAGTCTTATTAAAGAAAAAAAGAGGATACGGGAAGAGCTTGCGAGAATAGCTAAGCCGACAAAAAATCCTGATGATTACAACACTACTTTTGATAATATAGGGGACGATGAGGATGAAAATGCAACTGAGGTTGAGGAATATGCAGACAACCTTGCGTTGGAGGCTGTTTTTGAAAAACAGCTAAAAGAAATTTCTGACGCCCTTGATAAAATGGCTACTGATAATTATGGTAAATGTGAAAATTGTAAGGCTGATATACCATTAGAACGTTTAAGGGCCTATCCAGCAGCTAAAAAATGCTTTAATTGCCAGTAA